The following proteins are co-located in the Arctopsyche grandis isolate Sample6627 chromosome 3, ASM5162203v2, whole genome shotgun sequence genome:
- the LOC143909451 gene encoding histone H4 gives MTGRGKGGKGLGKGGAKRHRKVLRDNIQGITKPAIRRLARRGGVKRISGLIYEETRGVLKVFLENVIRDAVTYTEHAKRKTVTAMDVVYALKRQGRTLYGFGG, from the coding sequence ATGACCGGTCGTGGCAAGGGAGGAAAGGGGTTGGGAAAAGGGGGCGCTAAACGTCACAGGAAGGTGTTGCGAGACAACATCCAGGGCATCACCAAACCCGCCATCAGACGTCTCGCCCGCCGTGGAGGAGTCAAGCGTATCTCGGGTCTGATCTACGAGGAAACCAGAGGTGTCCTCAAGGTATTCCTAGAAAACGTGATCAGGGATGCCGTCACCTACACCGAGCACGCCAAGCGCAAGACCGTCACTGCCATGGACGTGGTCTACGCCCTCAAGAGACAAGGACGCACCCTCTACGGATTCGGCGGTTAA